One window of Enterobacter sp. RHBSTW-00175 genomic DNA carries:
- a CDS encoding LysR family transcriptional regulator: MSFQVKFHQIRAFVEVARQGSIRGASRALNLSQPALTKSIKELEEGIAAQLFVRRSKGVALTECGESFYQHANLILEELRAAQDDIRQRQGQLAGQINIGMGASISRTLMPAVITRFHAQHPLVKVRIMEGQLVSMINELRQGELDFTINTYCQGPYDHEFTFEKLFEKPFAIFCREGHPAIGVKSINELLHYNWTMPTPRGSYYKQLEDVFHHRSQIPHIGIVCETFSSCISLVAQSDFISILPQELGCDPLLAHRLVMLPVVESLPKAAYYLIQRRDSRQTPLTESLITQFRREARALISE, from the coding sequence ATGTCATTTCAGGTTAAATTTCATCAGATTCGGGCGTTTGTGGAAGTGGCGCGTCAGGGCAGCATTCGTGGGGCCAGCAGGGCGCTTAACCTCTCGCAACCGGCATTGACCAAATCGATCAAGGAGCTGGAAGAGGGCATTGCCGCACAACTTTTTGTCCGGCGTAGCAAAGGTGTGGCGCTGACCGAATGCGGGGAGAGCTTCTATCAACATGCCAACCTGATCCTGGAAGAGCTGCGCGCGGCGCAGGACGATATACGCCAGCGACAGGGGCAGCTGGCGGGGCAGATCAATATCGGTATGGGTGCCAGTATTTCACGCACTCTGATGCCCGCGGTGATTACCCGTTTTCACGCTCAGCACCCGCTGGTGAAAGTCCGTATTATGGAAGGGCAGCTGGTGTCGATGATTAATGAATTACGCCAGGGGGAACTGGACTTCACCATTAATACCTATTGTCAGGGGCCGTATGACCACGAGTTTACGTTTGAAAAATTATTTGAAAAACCATTTGCGATATTTTGCCGGGAGGGACATCCGGCGATAGGTGTAAAATCGATTAACGAACTTCTGCATTATAACTGGACGATGCCAACGCCGCGGGGAAGTTATTATAAGCAACTGGAAGATGTGTTTCATCATCGCTCGCAAATACCGCACATTGGTATTGTCTGCGAAACGTTTTCGTCCTGTATAAGCCTGGTCGCACAGAGCGATTTTATCAGCATTTTGCCACAGGAGCTTGGCTGCGACCCACTGCTGGCACACCGTCTGGTGATGTTACCGGTAGTCGAATCGTTGCCTAAGGCGGCTTATTATTTAATTCAGCGCCGTGATTCCCGACAGACGCCATTGACTGAATCGTTAATTACGCAATTCAGGCGAGAAGCCCGGGCATTAATTTCAGAATGA